GAGTTGACAAATTTAAACCAGTACCATCAAGTAATTTTCTTGGGTGAGAATTTATATTGTTCTTTGATGGAGGGACTGGCCGTTCAAGCTCGAATTCTGTATTTTGTAGGTTCCTCCAAGTACCAAAGTCACTTGCTTCAAGAGGGATTGAGAAATTTATATCTCGGCCTGTAAGCTCTGTCcacctcttcctctcttcatCATCAAGACACATGAGGTTGGGTGATCGAACAACTTCAATCCCATGAACACACTGCGGATTAGAAAGACCCCTATAGTGCTTCCTCTGCATCCGATGAGACCGAACAAAACCCCTGTCGACACTAAATGGGAATGGACGTTCTCCTTGGCGAGAATGCCCATTCATGTAGCTCCTCAGCTGCATCTTACCCAATGCATTTTCAGGTCTATCCTTGAAAACCCACATATACATGTTCTCCATATCATGCTGAACCAAGAAAGCATCTAACTGCAAGTCTGTTTTGTCATACCCAGACACCCCATTACTGTCCCGAATGACCTTACACTTGGACTTCTCATTCAACACAGGCTTGAAATAGAAGCTGAAGAAAAACCACGCACCCCAAACGCTATCAAGTCTCTTGTTGCATTTCCTTACAACTTTGGGGAGACTGATTGTTGCCTCAGCCTCATAAACTTGAGACCCAAGGCCTACATCCAAGATGTCACATGAATCATTCCAGGTTTGAGGAGGTGGGCTGGGCTCAGAAAGTAGCGGGAGATTGATATCAGGAGGACGAGAAAGTATGAATGTTCGATTCATCTCTCTTTCCAATTCATCATGCGACAAAGAACTCGAATCCATAGACAATAATGTAGACAAATGAGAATTCTCTATGGACAAGGTAGTGAGAAGAGCTTCCCCCATGATTTTCCACAATCTATTCCTTCTCCTGCTTCTGGGTTACAAGTTGTAAACCCCACCTTCCAAACAGAGTCACCTCACAAACATCTCAACATATCGAAATGAGCCAACAAAGATTGCAGATCCATCAAAAATTCCACAAATGCACAGAATCCTTATGATTCACACCTACAAATAAATCTTCCAAATATTTACAGACCCCTCAATCAATCCAAGCACATTGAAGTGCAATTATCATTCTAAAAACAAGGACAACCTGAAAGCCATATCAGATCAGTGCAACTCAATCAGGACTATCACTTTCAGAATCAATACAATTATATGCAAGCAATTAACTTCAGAACAGCCTATGCCTTGTTTGGTTTAAGACAAAACtgggaggaaaagaaaaataaaacatgattTTAGTTATAATTTCTCTTATTCCTACACAATTACTTTCAGAAAACCATACATCTCAGCTGCATCAAagcttaatttttatttaaaatccCCAGTACCCAAATCATTACTTTTCCAAGAtccaattttcaatatttttcttttcctacaCCTTCTTAGCAACCAAATAAGGCAACACACAACCAGAGAAAACCCTAGAATCTCATAAAATGTACCAAAAATGTATATCGGAATATAAATATCCAAAGGGATAAAATCAAgcaaaaaaaccctagccctacgaaaaaaaattcccaaaagaaaaagataaaatcaaAGAGATATTCGTAGGTTACCAATAAAGGAAGGCCTCGAAGCAACAGCTACAGAGGAAATTGCAATCAGAGCCCCAattttcagagagagagagaaagaaagaaagaaggaaagggaaggagagagagaaggggggaggggggagaTGACGGTGTCTGTTTAAAGAGACGGAGTTAATGAGAAAGACCTGCACCAGTAACATCACAGTCTAAAAACAAGCGCCGTTTATTAACGGAAGCGGTGGATTATGTGTCCGAGATGGGTCAAAACAGGCGTCTATTGGAGTTGGACCTTTGTGATTTGTGATGGACGATTGTGCATTTCACCCGGACCCGTTTAGCCTTGAACCTGGTAAAGCCCTACTATGTCTAAGCCAATCTTAACCGTTAAAAATCAACAGTTAGATGGTTGAGATGGCACCACATCTTAATTCacgtttaatttttataatggGTTTTTGATCGAAATGGTCCCCCAACTTTTATTCTGGTATCATTTTAGTCCACTAACTAAAACTTTTATTTCAATCGTCATCTAACTCTTCATTTggtgttatttttgtttataaggACATTGGTCTATTAAAATTGTGCTTTTCttataacaacaaaaaagaaaaaaattgtgctTTTCAATTCTTACTTTAAGTCTTGGTGATAGTGATGATAATTTTTCCTACGAGTTAGGGTGTTTGTGTGGCTTCGATCTTAATGGACCGGatataaatgataaaaattgaatatggTATTTGGAAATtggcaaaaataatattctaGTCTCTAATCCAAACTTCGTTtaagatatacatatatgtgcatattattttttttcatataaatgTATTGCTAAATGGTTTCTAGTTGTGTCCCACAACTTAACCAAATTTTTATATTCACATATTATGttatatattgaattaaataatacataaaaatgtaagtctaaaacaaaaatatagcttccaattttatttttcattcaaaaattatttttaaattagtaTTTATGTAATGTGGGGTGTGTCCAATAAAGAGAGGGATAATCCCTGATTTAAAGATTACGTGTATGAGGatggagaggagagaaaaagtaAACAAGGATGGAATGGGAATGGCATATACCTATCCCTAATTCGCGCCATTACCATCCCTATTTAATGGCGATatgaaatttgatatttttataaaagaaaattaaaaaactattTAGCCTTGATAAATTCAAACATATTGTACTACGGATGTTGTTTAGTGATTATAACGGAGGTGCAAAAGTCGTATTTGCCATGGAAGGAGGCGTTTGACCTATCTGTACAGCGGAGTTAGGAAAGACTACCAGTCAACAACACATAGCCGTTTGGGAAACTGACGGTGTCTCATTCGCATTCCCATCCcatcattcattcattcattcgtATGAAAAATGGGGAAAATTGCATCACCATCGAGCCACACGTTTAGCTTTTCAACCCACACGTATCATCTCAACATATAATTGTCAATATATAGGTTTTTATTGGGGTGACCGCCAAAGCAAAATTATAGAGGAGAGAGGTTTGGGTGGAGAGTTTATACATGCAACTGTACACGTGTATAGCGTATAGGCTACAATGTTTCTCATGGACATCGAATCTTTTAACAAGTCCACTTAtcatcacacacacacacacaccccaACTCCTTATTTGATAACATACCCAATGGATCTTTAACACCTGTTTAGTCTTATCACCACCCGATCTACTTTCCAACTTTCTAATAATTAGACAAAATATGGTGTCCATCTTATTGCACTCGAGTTCAATCCGTAGATTGGATTAGTTTAGAGCATCTTCAACAATTTTGGAATGCTAAATAGATGAGCTACATCATCAAAATTCTCTCCAACAGCCTTGTCAAATGCAATCATAAAAGCTACaatatctttctctctcttttcaagACTGATAAGTTGACATTAACTCTCTAAACATGTAGTTTTGTTCTGTAAAAATAATCAGGGTacaacaaatatgaaaattgggttttgatgcttttattaatataaaataaccaatttttaaatataaataaaaagggttTTGAGGCTGTCATATATGTCCCGGATATTAGCTTACCTTTCTATATAAGtgaagatgtttttttttgtgtttggatAATGTATGTTGTTGGGCCCTTATACAGCGTCCATATTGAATTGTTATTTAATGGGATTGAGTTGAGTTGAGATCATAATCATTGACTAAAAGTAAAAGGAGATAAGCATGGCATATGTATAAGTAGGAGTTGAGCTTATTATAAACAAGGGCAGATTCCCTTTTGCTTTATCATCGTTAGTGCTAAGATGGTATGGCAATTGTTGTTGTCTTCTTCATGAATTTCCGATCCATTTTCTGCATAGGAAATAATCAAATTTGACCATAAAGGTTTCTGCATAGGAGACAAAAATGTGTTTATATCTTATTAATCCTGTAACTTATAAGGTTCCATTTTGCTTTTATTGTTAGTGttacattctttttttctttttttaaaatggagGGAATTCAAACTTGGAATCTCTTTCAACGTTTCGAAAGAATGTCCCACTAGACACTGTATCTAGTTGATCGTTAATGTTACAAATGCGAAGCGAAAATTCATGTAACCAGCTCCACAGTTGCATGCATTTTCCGGCCTTTCCTTGAAAACCAAGAAAGCatctaataaaattctaaCTGCAAAGTCTTACACCATCATAACACATGCTAATGTTGTTGACGAGTCTttacttagttaggattttggttccttatttcattagaattttggttacttaccaattattatttagtcctattgtaatagagatttatttcctatgaCACTGCTGCTCATCTATTCCGCTGCAATTCAGCTACCTATCTGCCATGGCTGATTCTTCTACATCTGAGTGTTAGTCAGCTTCTGTTTCTTAAGTGCCACTTTTCTTATGGTTCCGACAACCCATTCTCTTCAGGGGGAGAGAGGGAGTGAATAGAAGTTGTCTATGCAATAATGGAAGTATTTGTCATTATTATTGCTGTTGACTACTATGTCCTTTGCTGGTGCCAGTATCGTTGCTCATACCTGTTAGGTCTCTTATTGGGGACAATGTTATTGCTCCTGTCTATTATGACTCTTGTTGGGGATAGTGTTGATTACTGTTGATGATGCATGTTATGTCCATGCCTTGTTGCTCTTGCTGGTGCCAGTACCTTGTATTGTTGTTGTTAGTACCAGTATTGTTACTCCTGCCTCTTATGGTGCCAATATTGTTGCTCATGTCTTTGCTGGTGTGTTTCCGTTGTGGTCACGCTCGTTGACCTTACCTTTGCTCTTGACTTTCTTAGCCTTACCTTACCTTATTTTTTTGAGGTTTGGCTttacttgagggggagtgttagtgagtccttacttagttatgattttggttcctgatttcattagaattttggttacttaccaattattatttagtcctattgtaatagagatttacttcctattgtaatttagatatatttcctattttatttagagttaacacatctttgtacttgtataaatacctccatatcgaagaagaataataatatgagcaTAGGTGAGCATATATGAATATTTaccctactttgtttgacaaaTGTTTGAAATGAGAATTCTCTATGGTACTCACATTGGTTTGAGCCAATTTTAAGggtaaagaaaattgaaatttttgttaacaactAAAACATGTTATGCACCATGAACTAGAAAAGACGTGCAATAAAACCAACCAATACTTAGTCTACTAGCATCTATATCCTTAATGTTGAAAGATATCTCAAATTCGAATATCtcatttttcattaaaaaaacatatacaATAAAAGATGAGCATCATCGCAAATATATGATCGTGCAATTAATGTTCACCCAAACCACAGAAATGGAACGTGTAATTGACGAATTGTTTAGTACGTATATTATAACAGAACTCGGATTTTTAAGGTTCATTACGTCTACTATTACAACCActacatcaaaagaaagaaaacaaattgaatcACATATGGGTTGTTGTGGTGTGTAATCACTGGAGCCGTGCATGGCTTTCACATAACTAGGAGTTAGGCTAATTACGAATAAGATCCCATCTTGCTTTTATCTTTAGTGCTAAAGTCGAAAGGGAAATAACCCAAGAAAATGGCAAAGTTTTCAGCCGCGGGTGCCTCCTTCTCCATGAACATTACTTGCACGAAATGATATGGTATTTGTTCCTACTTGAAGTTCCAAAAGCCTTTTGATCTGCATATGAAATaatgaaaaccaaaatgatattttgatCGGCAAAAATGCCGACTCAGAGGTTCAAATCTCTAACCATTTTCTCATTGTTTTTGTAGACACACAAGACAATCTCTTAATTCTAGACTCCAAATTTCTACAATGGCTAAAATTGTCTCTGACCCCAAATTGTACATTCTTCTGGTGGCTTTGACTTTGAGCTCGGCTGTGCTTGTGGTCACACTCTACCATTGCATCATCATTTGTTGCTGCAACCGCAACCCGCCACGACGACAAATACAACACCGTTTGAGGCCTAACATGCAAGGGATCACAAGCTTCCTAGCAGCAAGCAGCATGGAGGCTTCCTCAGTGGCCCAACTCATTCCGGCCCACAAGTTTCAAAAGGGTGTGGGCTTGGTCTTGGTGGGAGATGGCATGTGTGCTGTGTGCCTGAGTGAAATTGAAGAGGGCGAAGAATTTCGAACCTTGCCGGAATGCATGCACTCGTTTCACGTTCCATGCATTGACATGTGGCTGTATTCCCATCCGAGTTGCCCAATTTGCCGCACAGATGCCACGCCGCGGAAGCCTGCAGTTAAGCGCTCGCCGGATTATGGGTCCGGTGGGCTGGAGAGGCCACAGGAGTCCATAATTTTGCAAGACATTGTTGTTATGCAATCTAGCTAGGAGTAACGTACGATCTTGAGAGGTTTGTAGAATTGCGCTTGATTTTGGGTGGTCTCAATGGGCCATAAAATGGGCTTGGATACCGAAACAAAATGGGCATGTAACGGAGTCCTGGTAAATGTAACCATACTCATAAAAGTGGTACCATTATTTGTTACCAAATTCAGTTAGTCCTATAGTCCTAGGCTCCTATAGTAAATGCCAATACATATATCAGTTGCATATGGGAAGGTTACATATATTTATGATTGTTTCAACGCTATTTAAAATGTTAGGAAGACTACATTTATGTATTACGTATACTCGTACTAAAAGTAACGGTTCGTATacgtatataattttttttaacgtgATCCATGGGCCCAAAACTTTCATAATAAAACCATATGTATTGAATGCCCACTTGTTTCCAGCCAATTTACAATAGACAATTAAActatgttcttttttgttttattttatataattgaaaTAAATCTGCAGTCTAAAGAAATCAAACCatgtttttcacttttttttttataactctaCAGATATAAAAACATAATGGATGGATATGTAGTTGTACTGGAGAATAATTATAttcttaaataataaaaataaaaataaaaaagaggaaagGGAATCTGCATTTGCCAGAAGATTAACCTCCTTTAATCATAGGGGTGCCACTGCCAACGCTAAGCAACTTGTGATTTTAAGGACAAAAAACAAACTGTTTTTTAGCCCTTGGATTTGGAGTCAAAGGTATCAAGCCTCAAAAAAAAGCTTATAAACTTtcagtttatatatatatatatatatatatatatatataaatgcgcAGGTTTTCCTAAGTTAGCCATTTGagatataaattaaaagatCTTCTTCATTCCAATTTAGCATCTAATCAAAATGACACATCgctttctttgtctttgtgtTCGCATGTGAGCATCCCTCGAAGAACGCAAGTCCTCACCGCCATAAACTAGCGAGGCATTCGGCCATTTACCAACCCTCTGAGTCTCTAGGCTCCACCTTTACCATTTTTAATCCCCTGCTCTTTTTCCAGAGCTCCCAGTTTTTTGTGCACCTCACTATGACACGGTGGTACTGTTTATGAACCATTTCTGTAAGCAATTGGGGTTTCAGTGTTTTGGGCCAATTTTCTGTGATTATCCAAATCCAGGCAAGTTAGTGTTAGTgggtttttttaaagtaaGAAGCTTTTGTAATCATGGTTGATGATTTAAAGAGTGATTTTCAGAAAAGGAGAAGCCTTTTAGTGATGTTTTAGCAAGGGTATGTGGGCATCGTTATTTGCCGGTAAAGTAGTATGCAAGGTAAAGAGAACTGGTAAAGCGTAGATATTTCTTTCATCTTTTGGGTCCTTGTGAAAGTTCATGATCTTGGTTATTGGGCTTGTCCTCTGGTCGTAGAAGATTGGAACTGTTGAGAAGTTCCCAGCAAATTAAGCTTTCCTTTTGCTTGATTGGGTTTCTGTTGAAGTGGATGAaaacttttgagtgaaacatTTGAGCTTGATTTTGCAGTTTTTGATGTAATATCAGTAGTTTTCTGATGAGATTTGATGACAAAGATGAAATCTTTGAGTAGCGTAGGACTTGGTTTGAGTGTAGTTTTTGGTTGTCTTTTCTTGGCTCTCATTGCTGAGCTTTACTATTTGTTGTGGTGGAAGAAGAGGTTCACCAACAGAGAGATTGAAAATGACTACAGCAGCCCCCAAAAGGAGCTGTTCTACACGTTCTGCTGGAGAAGGAACTCTTCTTTGTGCCACACAGCTCGAGGCCCCAGAGAACTCTGTGCTTCATTGAGAATGACAGAAACCCTTGTCCATGATCCAAATTCTCAGCTTCATATCCACACAAGCAACAATTTGCTGCTCAAACAATTGGAAGAGGATGAGCTGGACGCAGAGCTTATGAGGCTGCAAAACGCTGCAGGCCCTCCAAGACATCTCTTCACAATTGTGGAAGAAACAAAGGAGGACTTAGAATCTGAAGATGGCAAGTCTAGAGGAGATAGGAGCCAAAAGGGGTCAAGAAGTAAGAGTTTGAGTGATTTGCTTGTCACTGTAGAGACACCATATTTGACTCCTTTGGGTTCTCCAACTCTTTTCACACCTCCTCTCACTCCTGCGGTGGATTCTCACAACCAGCATGGATTCAACCCTCTGTTTGAATCAAAAACTGATGCAGAATTCAACAGGTTGAGGTCATCTCCACCTCCCAAGTTCAAGTTCTTGCAGGTAGCTGAGGAGAAACTTAGAATAAAACTAAAGGAAGAGGCTGAAAAG
Above is a window of Prunus persica cultivar Lovell chromosome G2, Prunus_persica_NCBIv2, whole genome shotgun sequence DNA encoding:
- the LOC18785087 gene encoding uncharacterized protein LOC18785087 — its product is MGEALLTTLSIENSHLSTLLSMDSSSLSHDELEREMNRTFILSRPPDINLPLLSEPSPPPQTWNDSCDILDVGLGSQVYEAEATISLPKVVRKCNKRLDSVWGAWFFFSFYFKPVLNEKSKCKVIRDSNGVSGYDKTDLQLDAFLVQHDMENMYMWVFKDRPENALGKMQLRSYMNGHSRQGERPFPFSVDRGFVRSHRMQRKHYRGLSNPQCVHGIEVVRSPNLMCLDDEERKRWTELTGRDINFSIPLEASDFGTWRNLQNTEFELERPVPPSKNNINSHPRKLLDGTGLNLSTQPSEHVNNEGMDLSPVCNKRKKDLFPHGSDSDCCLPNNPHFDRVLDGKVYPVESPWFNEFSGVMKNASGPVTAAKTIYEDDEGFLIIVSLPFVDLQRVKVTWKNTPSHGIVKISCVSTACIPFIKRRDRTFKLTDPTPEHCPPGEFVREIALPTRIPEDAKLEAYCDETGTMLEIMVPKRRVGPEEHEVRVCLRPSPWNEREHLLT
- the LOC18785587 gene encoding RING-H2 finger protein ATL52 → MAKIVSDPKLYILLVALTLSSAVLVVTLYHCIIICCCNRNPPRRQIQHRLRPNMQGITSFLAASSMEASSVAQLIPAHKFQKGVGLVLVGDGMCAVCLSEIEEGEEFRTLPECMHSFHVPCIDMWLYSHPSCPICRTDATPRKPAVKRSPDYGSGGLERPQESIILQDIVVMQSS
- the LOC18785180 gene encoding uncharacterized protein LOC18785180, with protein sequence MTKMKSLSSVGLGLSVVFGCLFLALIAELYYLLWWKKRFTNREIENDYSSPQKELFYTFCWRRNSSLCHTARGPRELCASLRMTETLVHDPNSQLHIHTSNNLLLKQLEEDELDAELMRLQNAAGPPRHLFTIVEETKEDLESEDGKSRGDRSQKGSRSKSLSDLLVTVETPYLTPLGSPTLFTPPLTPAVDSHNQHGFNPLFESKTDAEFNRLRSSPPPKFKFLQVAEEKLRIKLKEEAEKGVHKIDGQVPEKGNKAPPISRFLKDEEDGSFITIIVDKNKERELTHHHLQLPQYHSSTSQVLPLASSPSAFRSPINKKPTLH